From Pseudoleptotrichia goodfellowii, a single genomic window includes:
- a CDS encoding TrmH family RNA methyltransferase → MKNIVTSPDNKFYKLLKKLDKKKYRDENNIFKTEGEKFLNENINFNKIIIKESKYDYFNEKYNIEEYNNVTVLKDDLFEEVSTQENSQGIIFLFSKDLNSINDIEEDVVVLDDVQDPGNLGTIMRTMEAAGFKNLILTKGSVDVYNPKTVRATMGGIFNLNIIYETPENILKFLKEKEYLIITTALHEDAVSYGKIELKKKNAYIFGNEGGGVSDYFIENSDIKSIIPIYGNIESLNVSIAVGIFLYKMREKQEERCLK, encoded by the coding sequence ATGAAAAATATAGTAACAAGTCCTGATAATAAATTTTATAAATTGCTAAAAAAACTGGATAAAAAAAAATACAGAGATGAAAATAATATTTTCAAGACTGAAGGAGAAAAATTTTTAAATGAAAATATCAATTTCAATAAAATTATTATAAAAGAGTCGAAATATGATTATTTCAATGAGAAATACAATATTGAAGAGTATAATAATGTAACTGTACTGAAAGATGATTTGTTTGAAGAAGTTTCCACACAGGAAAACAGTCAGGGAATAATATTTTTATTTTCCAAAGACCTTAATTCTATTAATGATATAGAAGAAGATGTCGTAGTTCTTGATGATGTTCAGGATCCAGGAAATTTAGGGACAATAATGAGAACTATGGAAGCGGCGGGATTTAAAAATCTCATACTTACTAAAGGTTCTGTGGATGTCTATAATCCGAAAACAGTGAGGGCTACAATGGGAGGAATATTTAATTTGAACATAATATATGAAACTCCTGAAAATATTTTGAAATTTTTAAAAGAAAAAGAATATTTGATAATAACGACGGCATTACATGAGGATGCCGTTTCTTACGGAAAGATAGAGTTAAAGAAAAAGAATGCTTATATATTCGGAAATGAAGGGGGCGGAGTGTCCGACTATTTTATAGAAAATTCGGATATAAAATCAATTATTCCTATATACGGAAATATAGAGTCGTTGAATGTGAGTATTGCTGTGGGAATATTTTTATATAAAATGAGAGAAAAACAGGAGGAAAGATGTTTAAAATAG
- the rsmA gene encoding 16S rRNA (adenine(1518)-N(6)/adenine(1519)-N(6))-dimethyltransferase RsmA: MGKNKKYGNEKNIAKKKYGQNFLTDGELSDRILEEADIDKNTEVVEIGPGLGFLTEKLIEKSKHLTAFEIDDDLIPVLNKKFKDKDNFLLVHKDFLEINLGEYLEDRENIKVVANIPYYITSPIINRLIEFRDNISEIYLMVQKEVAERISSKPRSKNMSILTHAVQFFAETEYLFTVPKEKFDPVPKVDSAFLKIVLLKDKRYESQISEEKYFKYLKKAFSNKRKSISNNLSELGFGKEKISGVLQKVGKTSLARTEEFSVQEFIDFIKILENESGE; the protein is encoded by the coding sequence TTGGGAAAAAATAAAAAATACGGAAACGAAAAAAATATTGCTAAGAAAAAATATGGACAGAATTTTTTAACTGACGGCGAGCTGTCCGACAGGATTTTGGAAGAGGCGGATATTGATAAAAATACCGAAGTGGTGGAAATAGGACCGGGACTTGGATTTTTAACGGAAAAACTTATTGAAAAGTCTAAACATCTTACTGCTTTCGAGATAGATGATGACTTGATTCCTGTACTGAATAAGAAATTTAAAGATAAAGATAATTTTTTATTAGTGCATAAAGATTTTTTGGAAATAAATCTTGGGGAATATTTGGAAGACAGAGAAAATATAAAAGTTGTTGCGAATATTCCTTATTATATAACATCGCCTATTATAAACAGACTTATAGAATTTAGAGATAATATATCGGAAATTTATCTTATGGTTCAAAAGGAAGTTGCCGAAAGAATTTCTTCAAAGCCTCGCAGTAAAAATATGAGTATACTTACTCATGCGGTGCAATTTTTTGCAGAAACTGAATATTTATTTACAGTTCCAAAAGAAAAATTTGATCCCGTTCCTAAAGTGGATTCGGCTTTTTTGAAAATAGTTTTATTGAAAGATAAAAGATATGAAAGTCAAATATCCGAAGAAAAATATTTTAAATATTTGAAAAAGGCTTTTTCCAATAAAAGAAAAAGTATTTCAAATAATTTGTCGGAATTAGGATTCGGAAAAGAAAAAATATCAGGTGTTTTGCAAAAAGTCGGAAAAACTTCATTAGCAAGAACTGAAGAATTTTCCGTTCAGGAATTTATAGACTTCATAAAAATATTGGAAAATGAATCGGGAGAATAG
- a CDS encoding acyl-CoA thioesterase translates to MKKSFKIRTYYYDTDHMGVVYHANYLKWMEIARTEYFRDKLPYKEIEDMGIMMPVKSLSIEYINSVGYDEDVEIFIELKELTSIKIKFSYEIYGKDNVLKATAETLNVMVDKSGKLKRLPKEILDILK, encoded by the coding sequence ATGAAAAAGAGTTTTAAAATAAGAACGTACTATTATGATACTGACCATATGGGTGTTGTTTATCATGCCAATTATCTGAAATGGATGGAAATCGCAAGGACGGAATATTTCAGAGATAAATTGCCTTACAAAGAAATAGAAGATATGGGAATTATGATGCCTGTAAAGTCTTTAAGCATAGAATATATAAATTCGGTAGGTTATGATGAGGATGTTGAAATTTTTATTGAGTTAAAAGAATTAACAAGTATTAAAATAAAATTTTCTTATGAGATATACGGAAAAGATAATGTTTTGAAAGCTACTGCCGAAACATTAAATGTAATGGTGGATAAATCGGGCAAATTGAAAAGATTGCCGAAAGAGATATTGGATATATTGAAATAA
- a CDS encoding DUF4911 domain-containing protein: MNRENSKVKSWEYIIQTKREHIDFINKIVEAYEDVGNVRTLDNRNGLIKIITNSFFLDDIDNIIERLRKKDIFIEIIEKREWLGIL, translated from the coding sequence ATGAATCGGGAGAATAGCAAAGTGAAAAGCTGGGAATATATAATTCAAACGAAAAGGGAACATATAGATTTTATAAATAAAATAGTGGAAGCTTATGAAGATGTGGGAAATGTAAGAACACTGGATAACAGAAACGGTCTTATAAAAATAATTACAAATTCTTTTTTTCTTGATGATATTGATAATATAATCGAAAGATTGAGGAAAAAAGATATTTTTATAGAAATTATCGAAAAAAGAGAATGGTTGGGAATTTTATAA
- the hpt gene encoding hypoxanthine phosphoribosyltransferase — protein sequence MKKDWEFGIARQLITKETIASRIRELGKEITKDFKDDDAPLVVVGLLKGSIIFMADLVREIKLPLVMDFMEVSSYGNGFETTREVKILKDLENSVQGKNVLVIEDIIDSGLTLKKILKLLGGRGPKKVSLCTLLDKKERREVEIDVQYVGFEIPNEFVLGYGLDFKEEYRNIPYVALAAEELYK from the coding sequence ATGAAAAAGGATTGGGAATTCGGTATTGCCAGACAATTAATCACAAAAGAAACGATTGCAAGCAGAATCAGAGAGTTAGGAAAAGAAATTACAAAAGACTTTAAAGATGATGATGCACCTTTAGTTGTAGTCGGATTGCTGAAAGGGTCTATAATCTTTATGGCAGATCTTGTGAGAGAAATAAAACTTCCTTTGGTAATGGATTTTATGGAAGTTTCGAGTTACGGAAACGGTTTTGAAACTACGAGGGAAGTAAAAATTTTAAAAGATTTGGAAAATTCGGTTCAAGGGAAAAACGTACTTGTAATTGAAGATATAATAGATTCCGGATTAACTTTGAAGAAAATATTGAAATTATTGGGAGGTCGTGGACCTAAAAAAGTTTCTCTCTGTACTTTGCTGGATAAAAAAGAGAGAAGAGAAGTGGAAATTGATGTTCAGTATGTAGGTTTTGAAATACCGAATGAATTTGTTTTGGGATACGGACTTGATTTTAAGGAAGAATACAGAAATATCCCTTATGTTGCTCTTGCAGCCGAAGAATTGTATAAATAA
- a CDS encoding trans-sulfuration enzyme family protein — MKFGTKIIHGYNMIDESTGASSISICQASTFHQSNIDDDQKYTYSRFGNPTREALEEAIACLEKGKYGLAFSSGMAAITAVLLSFSHGDHIVMCKDVYGGAFQLANEVFPRFGIEVTFVDETNLDEWKKAIKENTKAFYMETPSNPLLKITDIKRVADIAKKYKLLTIIDNTFMTPQYQNPIPLGVDIVIHSATKFLNGHSDVVLGMIVTDNEDIYKELKKQQIVLGALPGVEECWLLMRGMKTMEIRMKKSSKTALKIAEYLEKHPKVEKVYYPGLKSHEGYEINKKQSLSGGAVLSFDLGCCEKVRKFFKEVKYPIVAVSLGGVESILSYPVKMSHACVPEEERLKMGVTSGLVRLSVGIEDAEDLIEDIEKALQSI; from the coding sequence ATGAAATTTGGAACAAAGATTATACACGGTTATAATATGATTGATGAATCAACGGGAGCTTCATCAATATCTATATGTCAGGCATCTACTTTTCATCAGAGCAATATTGACGATGATCAGAAATATACTTATTCAAGATTCGGGAATCCGACGAGGGAAGCCCTTGAAGAGGCTATAGCCTGTCTTGAAAAAGGGAAATACGGATTGGCATTTTCTTCGGGAATGGCAGCTATAACGGCAGTTTTGTTGTCATTTTCTCATGGAGATCACATTGTAATGTGTAAAGATGTTTATGGAGGGGCTTTTCAGCTCGCAAACGAAGTATTTCCAAGGTTTGGAATAGAGGTAACTTTTGTTGATGAAACAAATCTTGATGAATGGAAAAAAGCGATAAAGGAGAATACGAAAGCTTTTTATATGGAAACTCCTTCAAATCCTTTGTTAAAAATAACGGATATAAAAAGAGTGGCTGATATAGCGAAAAAATATAAATTGTTGACAATAATAGACAATACATTTATGACACCTCAATATCAAAATCCTATCCCTTTGGGAGTAGACATAGTAATACATAGTGCTACAAAATTTTTAAACGGACACAGTGATGTAGTTTTGGGAATGATAGTAACTGACAATGAAGATATATACAAAGAACTGAAAAAGCAGCAAATAGTTTTGGGAGCATTACCGGGAGTGGAAGAATGCTGGCTTTTAATGCGTGGTATGAAAACTATGGAAATAAGAATGAAAAAAAGCTCGAAAACTGCTCTGAAAATAGCGGAATATCTGGAAAAACATCCGAAGGTAGAAAAAGTTTATTATCCGGGACTTAAAAGTCATGAAGGATACGAAATAAATAAAAAACAGTCATTAAGCGGCGGAGCGGTATTGTCTTTCGACTTGGGTTGCTGTGAGAAAGTGAGAAAGTTTTTCAAAGAAGTGAAATATCCTATTGTAGCTGTGAGTTTGGGAGGAGTAGAATCAATACTTTCCTATCCTGTGAAAATGTCTCATGCGTGTGTTCCTGAAGAGGAAAGGCTTAAAATGGGAGTAACTTCAGGGCTGGTGAGATTATCAGTAGGAATAGAAGATGCGGAAGATTTGATAGAAGATATTGAAAAAGCATTACAAAGCATATAA
- a CDS encoding KH domain-containing protein produces MNKYFETVNFWLENLLESNGNYTIESNEKGKVVDITINVIKDDIGKIIGKNGRVISSLRVLISSIAKKEKKIVKIEVKEM; encoded by the coding sequence ATGAATAAATATTTTGAAACAGTTAATTTCTGGCTTGAAAATTTATTGGAATCAAACGGAAATTATACAATAGAAAGCAATGAAAAAGGTAAAGTTGTAGATATTACAATTAATGTGATAAAAGATGATATAGGAAAAATAATCGGGAAAAACGGCAGAGTTATAAGCTCTTTGAGAGTTCTTATTTCTTCCATTGCAAAAAAAGAGAAAAAAATCGTAAAAATAGAAGTTAAGGAGATGTAG
- a CDS encoding histidine triad nucleotide-binding protein, which yields MSTIFKKIIDKEIPANIVYEDDEFLAFHDINPAAKVHVLVIPKKEIKNLDTATEEDLELLGKLQLTVAKVARILGINEEGYRVVTNINENGGQQVYHIHYHILGGEPIGMNVR from the coding sequence ATGTCGACAATATTTAAAAAAATAATAGATAAAGAAATACCTGCAAATATAGTTTATGAAGACGATGAATTTTTAGCTTTTCATGATATTAATCCTGCAGCGAAAGTTCACGTTCTTGTTATACCTAAAAAAGAAATAAAAAATCTTGATACTGCGACTGAAGAAGATTTGGAATTATTGGGGAAACTGCAACTTACAGTGGCAAAAGTAGCAAGAATACTCGGTATCAATGAAGAAGGATACAGAGTAGTAACAAACATAAATGAAAACGGTGGACAGCAGGTTTATCATATTCACTATCATATACTCGGCGGAGAGCCTATAGGAATGAATGTGAGATAA
- the secA gene encoding preprotein translocase subunit SecA gives MLKSLGKKIFGTADEREIKRMRRLVDHINNIEPEFEKLTDDELKNKTVEFRERIEKGETLDDLLVEAFATVRETAKRLTGMRIYDVQLIGGMILHNGRIAEMKTGEGKTLMSTLPIYLNALTGKGVHVVTVNDYLAKRDRDTMGEIYDFLGLTSGVIIANITNEQRKRAYNADITYGTNNEFGFDYLRDNMVGELEDKVQRGHNYAIVDEIDSILIDEARTPLIISGAAEETTEWYNTFADVATRLKRSYKTEEIKDKKNTVIPDEDWEDYEVDEKSHTVTITDKGIKNVEKILKIDNLYSPENVELTHFLTQALKAKELFKLDRDYIINADGEVIIVDEFTGRLMEGRRYSDGLHQAIEAKEKLEVAGENQTLATITLQNYFRMYTKLSGMTGTAKTEEDEFKQIYKLRVIEVPTNKPVIRQDLADVIYMTKAAKYRAIARKIKELYTKGQPVLVGTASIQHSEDVSALLKKEKIPHEILNAKHHEREAEIVAQAGRYKTVTIATNMAGRGTDIKLGGDPESFALKVAEKGTDEYKEAYSAYARDCEENKKKVIEAGGLFILGTERHESRRIDNQLRGRAGRQGDPGTSEFYLSAEDDLMRLFGGDKLKSMMKFLKLDEDEEIRHKQITKVVENAQKRIESRNFSSRKSLIEYDDVNNTQREVIYTQRDQVLKNEELKELILSMMRETVEETVNSALVSEGYEEGEMNLLQDKFREIFDYELPENLRNEDKETIIDKVYGDLSERYNMKEQLIGEETFRRIERYIMLEVLDQKWRQHLKDLTELREGIRLRSYGQRNPIHDYKIVGFDIYNEMIDAIKRETSSFILKLRLREEEETANLRREEVKNVKYEHENIDENDGEFTESDRRQDAAQQEVPLSRRERRELERKNKK, from the coding sequence ATGTTAAAAAGTTTAGGGAAAAAAATATTCGGAACTGCCGATGAGCGTGAAATAAAGAGAATGAGAAGGCTTGTGGATCATATTAATAATATAGAGCCTGAATTTGAAAAATTGACGGACGATGAATTGAAAAATAAAACGGTCGAATTCAGAGAAAGAATCGAAAAAGGGGAAACCCTTGACGACTTGCTTGTAGAGGCTTTTGCTACAGTGAGAGAAACAGCTAAAAGGCTTACAGGAATGAGAATATACGATGTTCAGTTAATCGGAGGAATGATACTTCATAACGGAAGAATTGCGGAAATGAAAACCGGAGAAGGAAAAACTCTGATGTCGACATTGCCGATTTATCTGAATGCACTTACAGGAAAAGGAGTTCACGTAGTAACTGTTAATGACTATCTGGCAAAACGGGATAGAGATACTATGGGAGAAATTTATGATTTTCTCGGGCTTACATCGGGAGTTATTATAGCCAACATTACAAACGAACAGAGAAAAAGAGCATATAATGCGGATATAACTTACGGAACAAACAATGAATTCGGATTTGATTATTTGAGAGATAATATGGTCGGAGAACTGGAAGACAAAGTTCAAAGAGGTCATAATTATGCCATTGTCGATGAGATAGATTCGATTTTGATAGATGAGGCAAGAACACCGTTAATTATATCGGGAGCAGCCGAAGAAACTACAGAATGGTATAATACTTTCGCAGATGTAGCGACAAGATTGAAAAGAAGTTATAAGACGGAAGAAATAAAAGATAAGAAAAATACTGTAATACCTGATGAAGATTGGGAAGATTATGAAGTTGACGAAAAATCCCACACAGTTACAATTACTGATAAAGGTATTAAAAATGTAGAAAAAATATTGAAAATTGATAATTTGTACTCGCCTGAAAATGTGGAGTTGACACACTTTCTTACACAGGCACTGAAAGCAAAAGAGTTATTTAAACTGGACAGAGACTATATTATAAATGCTGACGGAGAAGTAATTATCGTAGATGAGTTTACAGGAAGACTTATGGAAGGAAGAAGATATTCCGACGGACTTCATCAGGCGATAGAAGCTAAGGAAAAACTGGAAGTAGCAGGCGAAAACCAAACTTTAGCAACGATTACTTTACAGAATTATTTCAGAATGTATACAAAACTTTCAGGAATGACGGGAACGGCAAAAACGGAAGAAGACGAGTTTAAGCAAATTTATAAATTGAGAGTTATAGAAGTTCCTACGAATAAGCCTGTCATAAGACAGGATCTGGCTGATGTAATATATATGACAAAGGCTGCAAAATACAGAGCTATCGCAAGAAAAATAAAAGAACTTTATACTAAAGGTCAACCGGTGCTTGTAGGTACAGCGTCTATACAACATTCGGAAGATGTATCGGCATTATTGAAAAAAGAGAAAATACCTCATGAAATACTGAATGCAAAACATCATGAAAGAGAAGCGGAAATAGTCGCTCAGGCAGGAAGATATAAAACAGTTACTATCGCTACAAATATGGCAGGTAGGGGAACGGATATAAAACTTGGAGGAGATCCTGAATCGTTTGCATTGAAAGTGGCTGAAAAAGGTACTGATGAATATAAAGAAGCGTACAGTGCTTATGCGAGAGATTGTGAAGAAAATAAAAAGAAAGTTATAGAAGCCGGTGGATTGTTTATTTTAGGTACTGAAAGACATGAAAGCAGACGTATAGACAATCAGTTAAGAGGACGTGCGGGAAGACAGGGAGATCCGGGAACATCGGAATTTTATTTGTCGGCAGAAGACGATTTAATGAGATTGTTCGGAGGAGATAAACTCAAATCCATGATGAAATTCCTGAAACTTGATGAAGACGAGGAAATAAGACATAAACAGATTACGAAAGTTGTGGAAAATGCTCAGAAAAGAATAGAAAGCAGAAACTTCTCGTCAAGAAAAAGCCTTATTGAATACGATGATGTAAATAACACTCAAAGGGAAGTTATTTACACTCAAAGGGATCAGGTGCTTAAAAATGAGGAATTGAAAGAACTGATTTTAAGTATGATGAGAGAAACTGTAGAAGAAACTGTAAATTCTGCTCTTGTAAGCGAAGGATACGAAGAAGGGGAAATGAATCTTTTGCAGGATAAATTCAGAGAAATCTTTGATTATGAATTGCCTGAAAACCTCAGAAATGAAGATAAAGAAACTATAATAGATAAAGTTTACGGAGATTTAAGCGAAAGATACAATATGAAAGAGCAGTTAATCGGAGAAGAAACATTCAGAAGAATAGAAAGATATATAATGCTTGAAGTATTGGATCAGAAGTGGAGACAGCATTTAAAAGATTTGACAGAATTGAGAGAAGGAATAAGATTAAGATCTTACGGTCAGAGAAATCCTATTCACGATTATAAAATCGTAGGATTTGATATTTACAACGAAATGATAGATGCAATCAAAAGAGAAACAAGTTCCTTTATATTAAAATTGAGATTGAGGGAAGAGGAAGAAACTGCAAATTTGAGACGTGAAGAAGTCAAAAATGTAAAATACGAACATGAAAATATTGACGAGAATGACGGAGAATTTACAGAATCTGACAGACGACAGGATGCAGCTCAGCAGGAAGTACCTTTATCAAGAAGAGAAAGAAGAGAACTTGAAAGAAAAAATAAAAAATAA
- the rpiB gene encoding ribose 5-phosphate isomerase B, whose product MKIAIGNDHAGVDLKHKIVEFLRKKGHEVTNVGTDTLDSVDYPDIAKEVAEKVLSGEAKYGVLICGTGIGISISANKVKGIRAALVHNEFTARLSRLHNDANVIALGARVLGDELAAMCVDTFINTEFEGGRHARRVGKIEEEK is encoded by the coding sequence ATGAAAATAGCCATAGGAAACGATCATGCAGGGGTCGATTTAAAACATAAAATTGTAGAATTTCTGAGAAAAAAAGGACATGAAGTAACTAATGTCGGAACGGATACTCTTGATTCTGTTGATTATCCGGACATTGCAAAAGAAGTTGCTGAAAAAGTATTGAGTGGAGAAGCGAAATACGGAGTGTTGATTTGCGGAACAGGAATAGGAATTTCAATTTCTGCAAATAAAGTGAAAGGAATAAGAGCGGCACTTGTACATAATGAATTTACGGCAAGACTGTCGAGACTTCATAATGATGCCAATGTTATTGCATTGGGAGCCAGAGTTTTAGGAGATGAACTTGCGGCAATGTGTGTCGATACATTTATAAATACTGAATTTGAAGGTGGCAGACATGCAAGAAGAGTAGGAAAAATAGAGGAGGAAAAATAA
- a CDS encoding deoxyribonuclease IV translates to MFKIGSHVGMSGKKMFLGSVEEALSYGANTFMIYTGAPQNTRRKPIEELNIEAGLKLMKENNISVDDIVVHAPYIINLGNAVKPETFEIAVQFLRTEIERTDAIGAPRIVLHPGAHVGEGAEVGIAKIVEGLNEVLTKEQKTTVALETMAGKGSECGRSFEEIAKIIDGVKLKDKLSVCFDTCHVNDAGYDIVNDFEGVIKEFDRIVGIDRISVIHLNDSKNPRGAMKDRHENLGFGTIGFEALNKIAHYEKFAHLPKILETPYVGLTEEKGAKTVPPYKFEIEMLKKEKFDKDVLEKIRKQG, encoded by the coding sequence ATGTTTAAAATAGGATCCCATGTGGGAATGAGCGGGAAAAAGATGTTTTTAGGTTCTGTGGAAGAGGCTCTTTCATACGGGGCAAATACATTTATGATATATACGGGAGCACCTCAAAATACGAGAAGAAAGCCTATAGAGGAACTTAATATTGAAGCGGGACTTAAATTAATGAAAGAAAATAATATTTCGGTAGATGATATTGTAGTTCATGCACCGTACATAATAAATCTTGGAAATGCTGTAAAGCCTGAAACCTTTGAAATAGCAGTGCAGTTTTTGAGAACGGAGATAGAAAGAACAGACGCAATAGGTGCACCGAGAATAGTCCTTCATCCGGGAGCTCACGTGGGAGAAGGGGCAGAAGTGGGAATAGCAAAGATAGTAGAAGGGCTGAACGAAGTTCTTACAAAAGAACAGAAAACGACTGTTGCACTCGAAACAATGGCAGGAAAAGGAAGCGAATGCGGAAGAAGTTTTGAGGAAATAGCCAAAATAATAGACGGAGTGAAGTTAAAAGATAAATTATCCGTATGCTTTGATACATGCCATGTAAATGATGCAGGATATGATATTGTGAATGATTTTGAAGGTGTAATAAAAGAGTTTGACAGAATAGTCGGGATAGACAGAATATCCGTTATTCACTTAAATGACAGTAAAAATCCCAGAGGAGCAATGAAAGACAGACATGAAAATTTAGGATTCGGAACAATAGGCTTTGAAGCTTTAAATAAAATAGCTCATTATGAAAAATTTGCTCATTTGCCGAAAATACTGGAAACTCCATATGTCGGGTTGACAGAAGAAAAAGGAGCGAAGACAGTTCCGCCTTATAAGTTTGAGATAGAAATGTTAAAAAAAGAAAAATTTGATAAAGATGTTCTGGAAAAAATAAGAAAACAGGGGTAA